Part of the Nocardia higoensis genome, CCGCTCCCGAAGTCGGCTTCTTCGATCCCAGGACTGTCGGCGGCACTCCGGTGAGCCTGCACGTCTACGTCCCCGACGCCGACGCGGCTTTCGTCACCGCCATGGAATCGGGCGCCCGGGAACTCGAGCCGGTGACCCTCCAGTTCTACGGCGACCGCTCCGGTTCCTTCATCGACCCCTGGGGACACCGCTGGACGGTCGCCACCCACGTCGAAGACGTCCCGCCGGACGAGATGGACCGGCGCATGGCGCGCCTGTTCGGCGAATCCTGATCGGCAGGGCGGGCGCACCCGATCCCCCTCACGGACCGGGTACGCCGCGCCCGATTCAGCCGCGCGCGATGGCCTCGAAGACACTCGGGTCGACGAGGGTGGAAGTGTCGCCGAGGTCG contains:
- a CDS encoding VOC family protein; this encodes MSDVEPIPDGYPALSPGLAIDGAAAAVEFYKQVFGATERMRMPRPDGKIAHCELLIGGSVLMLGDPAPEVGFFDPRTVGGTPVSLHVYVPDADAAFVTAMESGARELEPVTLQFYGDRSGSFIDPWGHRWTVATHVEDVPPDEMDRRMARLFGES